A region from the Drosophila mauritiana strain mau12 chromosome 2L, ASM438214v1, whole genome shotgun sequence genome encodes:
- the LOC117147706 gene encoding modular serine protease-like → MSHPLLRFEGVLLALMFILFLELSDGCEEDEEFECPEDGRCIPIDGLCDAKPDCLYASDESFTVCKVHLSDMMADKYHCATGAAIPGRLACNGIVDCSDGSDELPQVCGSDPHKLEERFRGNCTGYKDLECLPGECVPHSAKCDNVIDCSNGRDESLEICMQTCEENKCFQCANGVLLDSKDLCDNKMDCLDGSDELSNVCGNAINWKEVPPAACHETLAHRFTNKTVFQRRKALRFVYANQAAEVQCWNSDRKSWNVCMNNGSWHHDFPPCIGKPVNRNPDTNGTNGCPINWYNNETMIIINWNDNGESIALPPIRNSRVTFRCLEDLTFLPYEFKDKPVTCQANKTWIEMDFHPRCTNLCSPEHISEMYSLTPRCYNGDNGSPINCQDKYSLVPNTQVKFECASGFIHKTSDPMRVKCTEDGEWEGLRDLCEKQERHCNYECNHRLNYSEVSMSKGGDATDSLQASWLVPIYKRNSTTTRHEFVCTGNLIRLDIVLTAAHCLDDRNSRPENFLVGPTGNRSASIDPKYLHRVRNLEVYGAYSKINHIYDVGIVVLERRMDFKQDQRIVCLPYNVGSHLDLIGDAMVSSWNSDGYLSTVYGRLSEPRNGDLNVVLHDGYTLCKGDSGSGVITTCGLDNHKCLVAVVSRNVGSGDHGTFCSNNVTAATLISPHLQDYIQQLIRNNINCPE, encoded by the exons ATGTCGCATCCTCTGCTTCGCTTTGAGGGAGTGCTGCTGGCACTGATGTTCATCTTGTTTCTCGAGCTGTCCGACGGCTGCGAAGAGGATGAGGAGTTCGAGTGCCCAGAGGATGGCAGGTGCATTCCCATCGATGGTCTGTGTGACGCCAAACCGGATTGTCTGTATGCCAGCGATGAGTCTTTCACTGTCTGCAAGGTCCATCTGTCGGACATGATGGCGGATAAGTACCACTGTGCGACGGGGGCAGCCATTCCGGGCAGATTGGCCTGCAACGGCATCGTCGACTGTTCTGATGGATCCGATGAGCTGCCACAGGTGTGTGGCAGTGATCCGCACAAACTGGAAGAGAGATTTCGAGGCAACTGCACTGG ATATAAGGACTTGGAGTGCCTTCCTGGGGAGTGTGTGCCTCATTCGGCGAAATGCGACAACGTGATCGACTGCTCCAACGGACGAGATGAATCCCTGGAGATCTGTATGCAGACATGCGAGGAAAACAAGTGTTTCCAGTGCGCCAACGGAGTTTTGCTGGACAGCAAGGACCTTTGTGACAACAAGATGGACTGCTTGGACGGCTCCGATGAGTTATCCAATGTTTGTGGCAATGCCATCAACTGGAAGGAGGTTCCTCCGGCTGCTTGCCACGAGACACTAGCGCACAGGTTCACTAACAAAACTGTCTTTCAAAGGCGCAAAGCACTGCGTTTTGTTTATGCCAATCAAGCGGCGGAAGTTCAGTGCTGGAACTCCGACCGGAAGTCCTGGAACGTGTGCATGAACAATGGCTCCTGGCACCACGACTTTCCGCCGTGCATCGGAAAGCCGGTCAACAGAAACCCCGACACAAATGGCACAAATGGTTGTCCGATTAACTGGTACAACAACGAAACTATGATCATCATCAATTGGAACGACAATGGCGAATCCATAGCCTTGCCGCCCATTCGAAATTCCAGAGTGACCTTTCGATGCCTAGAGGATTTGACTTTCTTGCCCTACGAATTTAAGGATAAACCTGTCACATGTCAAGCCAATAAAACGTGGATCGAAATGGACTTTCATCCCCGATGTACCA ATCTTTGCAGTCCAGAGCACATCTCCGAGATGTATAGCCTGACACCGAGGTGTTATAATGGCGACAATGGCTCTCCGATCAACTGCCAGGACAAATACTCCCTGGTACCGAACACCCAGGTAAAATTCGAATGCGCTAGTGGCTTCATCCACAAGACCTCGGATCCGATGAGGGTGAAGTGCACAGAGGATGGCGAGTGGGAGGGTCTCAGGGATCTGTGCGAAAAGCAGGAGCGGCACTGCAACTACGAGTGCAACCACCGACTCAACTACTCGGAGGTATCGATGAGCAAAGGAGGCGATGCCACGGATTCACTGCAAGCCTCCTGGTTAGTTCCGATTTACAAGAGGAACAGCACGACAACCAGGCACGAATTCGTGTGTACCGGTAACTTAATCCGCTTGGATATCGTGCTCACGGCAGCCCACTGCCTAGATGATAGGAATTCCAGACCGGAGAACTTCCTAGTGGGCCCCACGGGCAACCGATCCGCCTCCATTGATCCCAAGTACCTACACAGAGTTAGAAATCTTGAGGTTTACGG CGCCTACAGCAAGATCAATCACATATACGACGTTGGAATCGTTGTCTTGGAAAGACGGATGGATTTTAAGCAAGATCAAAGGATCGTCTGTCTGCCCTACAATGTGGGTTCTCACTTGGATCTCATTGGTGATGCGATGGTGAGCTCTTGGAACTCCGATGGCTACCTGTCTACGGTCTATGGCCGCTTAAGTGAGCCCAGAAATGGAGACCTCAACGTCGTCCTGCATGACGGCTATACTCTGTGCAAAGGCGACAGTGGCAGTGGAGTTATCACCACCTGCGGCTTGGACAACCACAAGTGCCTGGTGGCTGTGGTTAGCCGAAATGTGGGTTCCGGCGACCACGGAACCTTTTGCAGCAACAACGTGACTGCAGCCACTTTAATATCGCCCCATCTGCAGGATTACATTCAGCAACTCATCAGGAATAACATCAATTGTCCGGAATAG
- the LOC117150215 gene encoding uncharacterized protein At4g17910 — protein sequence MEAEVASFVEHELNDADLKSWRSIKESLDSFLTILPTILGFVLSRLLCGHLPMLSTRRFLLELLLIGLPTVILITVGSAYSYTYSLMVSLAVLVYIYGNIAPNPPNFVYKVGKRPIVFTLLRATAYSGTCAAILAVDFPSYPTDYRKSRTFGAAVMDMGIGLFVVTMGLVSHRARSIADLRKLRRSVIPLLVLGLARTIVITLIDYHQDETEYGRHLNAFFILGFTKLLGSCYSLLVNSDEQLLGVAIGLIFLHELVLQLGLSDFVMSTAPHEGFFSANREGLSSLHGCVALYLLSIYFAKWYTSHDSLTYQGLIRKLKRILFVAILCWKLVFISSFLTGVARVTFSFGYVIWIFAVSLSLIVIYAFFFELKLVRPDICSKKSIGDDVQKSISLPTFVESLNMNGLTHFMISNFLTGMVNMSLDPGHRSDLESVLILSIYMFVCAGVVFLMLKKGIRVA from the exons atggaGGCCGAGGTGGCCAGCTTCGTAGAGCACGAACTGAATGATGCGGATTTGAAATCCTGGAGATCTATCAAGGAAAGTTTGGATAGCTTCTTAACCATTCTGCCCACGATATTGGGATTTGTCCTTTCCCGCCTGCTCTGCGGACACCTGCCGATGCTATCCACGAGGAGATTCCTCCTGGAGCTACTTCTGATTGGTTTGCCCACCGTGATATTGATTACGGTGGGGAGTGCCTATAGTTACACATACTCCCTGATGGTTTCCTTAGCTGTTCTGGTCTATATTTACGGAAATATCGCTCCCAATCCTCCGAACTTCGTGTATAAGGTCGGTAAGAGACCCATAGTCTTCACTCTGCTGAGAGCAACTGCGTACAGTGGAACCTGTGCCGCCATCCTGGCCGTGGACTTCCCTTCATATCCCACGGATTACCGGAAAAGTCGAACTTTCGGTGCAGCTGTCATGGATATGGGAATCGGGCTGTTTGTTGTGACCATGGGATTGGTTTCGCATCGAGCACGGAGCATAGCTGACCTTCGGAAACTAAGGAGATCTGTTATTCCGTTGCTGGTCCTAGGGCTTGCGCGCACCATTGTCATCACGTTGATCGACTATCACCAGGATGAGACGGAATACGGCCGCCACTTGAATGCCTTCTTCATACTGGGATTCACGAAACTGCTTGGCAGCTGCTATAGCCTTTTGGTGAACTCTGATGAACAACTTCTGGGAGTTGCAATAG GTTTGATTTTCCTTCACGAACTGGTGCTCCAACTGGGACTCTCCGATTTTGTCATGTCTACTGCACCCCATGAAGGATTTTTCAGTGCCAATCGGGAAGGCTTGAGTTCCCTACACGGATGTGTGGCCCTCTATTTGCTCAGCATTTACTTTGCCAAGTGGTATACCTCCCATGATAGCCTCACTTATCAAGGACTAATAAGAAAGTTAAAGAGAATTCTTTTCGTGGCCATTCTCTGCTGgaaattggtttttataaGTTCTTTTCTAACGGGCGTAGCACGTGTAACTTTTAGTTTTGGCTATGTAATTTGGATTTTCGCTGTTTCCCTAAGCCTAATTGTGATCTACGCGTTCTTCTTTGAGCTGAAACTCGTACGGCCAGATATTTGTTCTAAGAAGTCCATTGGAGATGATGTGCAAAAGAGCATATCCTTGCCCACATTTGTTGAAAGCCTGAACATGAATGGTCTGACTCACTTCATGATCTCCAACTTCCTAACGGGAATGGTCAACATGTCCCTGGACCCTGGTCATCGAAGTGATCTGGAGTCCGTCCTTATACTGTCCATCTATATGTTTGTTTGTGCTGGAGTGGTCTTCCTTATGCTAAAGAAAGGCATACGTGTAGCTTAG
- the LOC117143007 gene encoding uncharacterized protein LOC117143007: MEEVSNTDVKKVEASAPVKETRSKEESPTEAGAGPVPQSSQEVLLNSHTYNSPDDEHSICETNEDRSPGTVSESTSIRDKSKPEDVCKTVDKHSGVRLDSSGISGDICLGSLMSADSLESEPNSESSGELLDNTELIARKKKRDLLKSKETEDPEEEFRKHFLKTFQNLPRISQISLDDNPIKPPTESKQNVEIDTEITNTSNEDTGSLKNEGDSTGKAKLPTNLSNSNAENIEQPDNNIAENTEITLLQNSYIHEKENADEVPSSSNKNM; this comes from the coding sequence ATGGAGGAGGTTTCCAATACCGATGTAAAGAAGGTGGAAGCAAGTGCGCCAGTAAAAGAAACCAGAAGTAAGGAGGAATCTCCCACAGAAGCTGGAGCAGGTCCTGTGCCACAAAGTTCCCAAGAAGTGTTGCTCAACTCACACACATATAATTCACCAGATGACGAGCATTCCATTTGCGAAACTAATGAAGATAGAAGTCCAGGAACTGTTTCCGAATCAACTTCAATTCGTGATAAGAGTAAACCTGAAGATGTTTGTAAAACAGTTGATAAACATAGTGGAGTACGGTTAGATAGCTCCGGAATCTCTGGAGATATATGTCTTGGAAGTCTGATGAGTGCAGATTCATTGGAGTCCGAACCTAACTCAGAATCTAGCGGGGAGCTTTTAGATAATACTGAATTGATTGCGaggaaaaagaaaagagaTTTGTTGAAATCAAAGGAAACTGAAGACCCCGAGGAAGAATTTAGGAAACATTTTCTCAAAACTTTTCAGAACTTGCCTAGAATATCACAGATCTCACTGGACGATAACCCCATAAAACCGCCAACAGAAAGCAAACAGAATGTTGAAATAGATACAGAGATAACAAATACTTCCAATGAAGATACAGGATCATTAAAAAATGAAGGTGATAGCACTGGCAAAGCAAAATTACCAACAAATTTGTCAAATAGTAATGCAGAAAACATCGAGCAGCCGGATAACAATATCGCAGAAAATACCGAAATTACCTTACTTCAAAATAGTTATATTCATGAAAAAGAGAATGCTGATGAAGTTCCTTCCTCCTCAAATAAAAACATGTAA
- the LOC117147711 gene encoding EGF domain-specific O-linked N-acetylglucosamine transferase, with amino-acid sequence MPILPILIGILHLSLAEDAKHLDGFSLPSLPSEHLIRYLNTFPKLKQQLPTNLTGKGTISSACWGHERDCTPAGRFQTPQCPGEHTGWARSKEAQVRTFYNQADFGYIQEQLSQLTPQCVPTYLGDSSLECTHYLRFCRGRNLLFDFRGLEQRGERIRYHMDVLGPGQLLGHCKLNRTRLSGEMEHIGSALQSWGPELRNFDVLPHPVLESGLCDVVVNTPTFIMKIDATYNMYHHFCDFFNLYASLFVNQSHPAAFNTDVQILIWETYPYDSPFRDTFKAFSQRPVWTLSDVEGKRVCFKNVVLPLLPRMIFGLFYNTPIIQGCSNSGLFRAFSEFILHRLQIPYKPPQQKIRITYLSRRTKYRQVLNEDELLAPLEANDKYDVQRVSYERLSFTNQLAITRNTDILIGMHGAGLTHLLFLPNWACIFELYNCEDPNCYKDLARLRGVRYRTWEQRDLVYPQDEGHHPEGGAHAKFTNYSFDVKEFVHLVDEAAEEILSHKEFPRQTSENPSKTQRNEL; translated from the exons ATGCCAATCCTGCCAATACTCATTGGGATACTGCACTTGTCCCTGGCGGAGGACGCCAAGCACCTCGATGGGTTCTCCCTACCCAGCCTACCGTCGGAGCACCTCATCCGGTACCTGAACACCTTTCCTAAGCTGAAACAACAGCTGCCAACGAATCTCACCGGCAAAGGCACCATTTCATCCGCCTGCTGGGGCCACGAGCGGGACTGCACGCCGGCTGGCCGCTTCCAGACGCCCCAGTGCCCTGGGGAGCATACCGGCTGGGCCAGGAGCAAGGAGGCACAGGTTAGGACCTTCTACAACCAGGCCGACTTCGGGTACATTCAGGAGCAGCTCTCCCAGCTGACGCCGCAATGCGTGCCAACCTATTTGGGCGATTCCTCGCTCGAGTGCACGCACTACCTGCGCTTTTGTCGTGGGCGGAATCTCCTCTTCGACTTTCGAGGCTTGGAGCAGCGGGGAGAGCGCATTCGTTACCATATGGATGTGCTGGGACCAGGACAGCTGCTGGGGCACTGCAAGTTGAATCGGACTCGACTGTCGGGCGAAATGGAGCACATTGGATCGGCTTTGCAGTCCTGGGGTCCGGAGCTGCGCAATTTTGATGTTTTACCCCATCCCGTTTTGGAGAGTGGGCTGTGCGATGTGGTGGTGAATACGCCCACTTTTATCATGAAAATTGATGCCACGTACAACATGTATCATCATTTCTGCGACTTCTTCAACCTGTATGCCTCGCTCTTTGTCAACCAGTCGCATCCGGCGGCCTTCAACACGGATGTGCAGATTCTTATTTGGGAGACCTACCCGTACGATTCGCCGTTCAGGGACACTTTCAAGGCCTTCTCGCAAAGACCAGTGTGGACACTCAGCGATGTGGAGGGCAAGCGAGTATGCTTCAAGAACGTtgtgctgccgctgctgcctaGGATGATCTTTGGCTTGTTCTACAATACACCCATA ATCCAAGGCTGCTCGAATAGTGGCCTCTTCCGCGCCTTCTCCGAGTTCATCCTGCACCGCCTGCAGATTCCCTACAAGCCGCCACAGCAAAAGATCAGAATAACATATCTATCGCGCCGCACAAAGTACCGGCAAGTGCTGAATGAAGACGAGCTGCTGGCCCCCCTGGAGGCCAACGATAAGTACGATGTACAGCGCGTTTCCTATGAAAg GCTCTCCTTCACCAACCAGTTGGCCATCACACGAAACACGGACATACTCATCGGCATGCATGGCGCTGGCCTGACGCACTTGCTCTTCCTGCCCAACTGGGCCTGCATTTTCGAGCTGTACAACTGCGAGGATCCGAATTGCTACAAGGACTTGGCTCGCCTACGTGGCGTTCGCTACCGCACTTGGGAGCAGCGGGACTTGGTGTACCCACAGGACGAGGGTCATCATCCCGAGGGCGGCGCACACGCCAAGTTCACTAACTATAGCTTTGATGTGAAGGAATTTGTGCATCTTGTCGATGAAGCAGCCGAGGAAATTCTTTCCCACAAAGAATTCCCTCGACAGACATCAGAAAATCCCTCCAAAACGCAGCGCAACGAGCTGTAG
- the LOC117150216 gene encoding uncharacterized protein LOC117150216, translating into MKSCCATQTTRCECPTGLRLGKRPQAPLIDMLGPHPDEVIMTILDRILYLSGATKIIPMLELSKGPAFKKESCSPPAPCAPSHCSSGSSSAYPSSAWSTCCSKPSTICCCPKPTKCCGGPKVPLVPCSPMDTPKSSCFKTPSRLSAAACCPRQRTPRVDFDHPAEDIPLRNKAGSATITEQISRSISTCSVACQQLKDKLTSQVAQGNKDQKWLWTRLIRGNDGCMVYEVYKDSDADNSPSTIGSEAPIILFLVLPNGCIMPFESICGP; encoded by the exons ATGAAATCCTGCTGTGCCACTCAGACGACGCGTTGTGAGTGTCCAACGGGTCTAAGATTGGGGAAGaggccgcaggctccactcatCGACATGCTGGGTCCGCATCCAGATGAGGTCATCATGACGATCCTGGACCGCATCCTCTATCTTTCGGGCGCCACGAAAATAATTCCAATGCTGGAGTTGTCGAAAG GACCAGCGTTTAAGAAGGAATCCTGCTCACCACCAGCACCCTGTGCACCAAGCCATTGCAGTTCTGGAAGCAGCTCGGCTTATCCTTCATCGGCCTGGAGCACCTGCTGCTCCAAGCCGTCGACTATCTGTTGTTGTCCCAAGCCAACGAAATGCTGCGGAGGTCCAAAAGTTCCACTAGTGCCCTGCAGTCCAATGGATACTCCGAAATCTTCCTGCTTCAAGACCCCGAGTCGGCTAAGTGCCGCCGCCTGTTGTCCCCGCCAGCGTACTCCCAGGGTGGACTTTGATCACCCCGCGGAGGATATTCCGTTGAGAAATAAGGCGGGCAGCGCCACGATAACGGAACAGATAAGCCGATCAATTTCCACCTGCTCGGTGGCCTGTCAGCAGCTGAAAGACAAGCTTACATCCCAGGTTGCCCAAGGAAACAAGGACCAAAAGTGGCTGTGGACCCGGTTGATTCGTGGCAACGATGGCTGCATGGTGTACGAGGTGTACAAGGACTCCGATGCAGACAATTCTCCCTCCACGATCGGGTCGGAAGCACCCATCATCCTTTTTCTAGTCCTGCCGAATGGTTGCATCATGCCATTTGAGTCTATTTGTGGTCCTTAG